In Piliocolobus tephrosceles isolate RC106 chromosome 6, ASM277652v3, whole genome shotgun sequence, the following are encoded in one genomic region:
- the AMN gene encoding protein amnionless: protein MVSVLVREGHAVSDMLLPLDGELVLASGAGFGVSDVGSHPDCGAGDPAVYGDSDRFSWHDPHLWRSGDEAPGLFSVDAERVPCRHDDVFFPPSASFRVGLGPGASPVRVRSISALGRTFTRDEDLAAFLASRAGRLRFHGPGALSVGPEDCADPSGCVCGNAEAQPWICAHLLQSLGGRCPQAACHGALRPQGQCCDLCGAVVLLTHGPAFDLERYRARILDTFLGLPQYQGLQVAVSKVPRSPLLREANTEIQVVLVETGPETGGAGRLARALLADVAEHGEALGVLEATMRESGAPVWDGSAAGLAGGVAAALLLALLVLLLAPPLLRRAGRLRWRRRQEAAPAGAPLGFHNPVFDVKASEELPLPRPLSLVPKATADSTSHSYFVNPLFAGAEAEA from the exons ATGGTGTCAGTCCTGGTGCGCGAAGGTCATGCCGTCTCAGACATG CTCCTGCCGCTGGATGGGGAACTCGTCCTGGCTTCAGGAGCCGGATTCGGCGTCTCAGACGTGGGCTCGCACCCGGACTGTGGCGCGG GCGACCCTGCGGTCTACGGCGACTCTGACCGCTTCTCCTGGCATGACCCGCACCTGTGGCGCTCCGGGGACGAGGCACCTGGTCTCTTCTCCGTGGACGCCGAGCGCGTGCCCTGCCGCCACGACGACGTCTTCTTTCCGCCCAGTGCCTCCTTCCGCGTGGGGCTCGGCCCTGGCGCTAGCCCCGTGCGTGTCCGCAGCATCTCGGCTCTGGGCCGG ACGTTCACGCGCGACGAGGACCTGGCTGCCTTCCTGGCGTCCCGCGCGGGCCGCCTACGCTTCCACGGGCCGGGCGCTCTGAGCGTGGGCCCCGAGGACTGCGCGGACCCGTCGGGCTGTGTCTGCGGCAACGCGGAG GCGCAGCCGTGGATCTGCGCGCATCTGCTCCAGTCCCTGGGCGGCCGCTGCCCCCAGGCCGCCTGCCATGGCGCCCTCCGACCCCAGGGGCAGTGCTGTGACCTCTGTG GAGCTGTTGTGTTGCTGACCCACGGTCCCGCGTTCGACCTGGAGCGGTACCGGGCGAGGATTCTGGACACCTTCCTGGGCCTG cctcagtACCAGGGGCTGCAGGTGGCCGTGTCCAAGGTGCCACGCTCGCCCCTGCTCCGCGAGGCCAATACGGAGATCCAGGTGGTGCTGGTGGAGACCGGGCCCGAGACGGGCGGCGCCGGGCGGCTGGCCCGGGCCCTCCTGGCGGACGTCGCCGAGCACG GCGAGGCCCTCGGCGTCCTGGAGGCGACCATGCGGGAGTCGGGCGCACCTGTCTGGGACGGTTCCGCGGCTGGGCTGGCGGGAGGCGTGGCGGCTGCGCTGCTGCTGGCGCTGCTGGTCCTGCTGTTGGCGCCGCCGCTGCTGCGCCGCGCGGGGAGGCTCAG GTGGAGGAGGCGCCAGGAGGCGGCCCCGGCCGGGGCGCCCCTCGGATTCCACAACCCGGTGTTCGATGTGAAGGCCTCCGAGGAGCTG CCCCTGCCGCGGCCGCTCAGCCTGGTTCCGAAGGCGACCGCAGACAGCACGAGCCACAGTTACTTCGTCAACCCGCTGTTCGCCGGGGCTGAGGCCGAGGCCTGA
- the CDC42BPB gene encoding serine/threonine-protein kinase MRCK beta, with protein MDKTSLQELQAAAAASHLRPSLYDTVVDFETFDSFGLKLPDFQDSIFEYFNTAPLAHDLTFRTSSASEQETQAPKPEASPSLSVAASEQQEDMARPPQRPSAVPLPTTQALALAGPKPKAHQFSIKSFSSPTQCSHCTSLMVGLIRQGYACEVCSFACHVSCKDSAPQVCPIPPEQSKRPLGVDVQRGIGTAYKGHVKVPKPTGVKKGWQRAYAVVCDCKLFLYDLPEGKSTQPGVIASQVLDLRDDEFSVSSVLASDVIHATRRDIPCIFRVTASLLGAPSKTSSLLILTENENEKRKWVGILEGLQSILHKNRLRNQVVHVPLEAYDSSLPLIKAVLTAAIVDADRIAVGLEEGLYVIEVTRDVIVRAADCKKVHQIELAPREKIVILLCGRNHHVHLYPWSSLDGAEGSFDIKLPETKGCQLMATAALKRNSGTCLFVAVKRLILCYEIQRTKPFHRKFNELVAPGSVQCLAVLRDRLCVGYPSGFCLLSIQGDGQPLNLVNPNDPSLAFLSQQSFDALCAVELESEEYLLCFSHMGLYVDPQGRRARAQELMWPAAPVACSCSPTHVTVYSEYGVDVFDVRTMEWVQTIGLRRIRPLNSEGTLNLLNCEPPRLIYFKSKFSGAVLNVPDTSDNSKKQMLRTRSKRRFVFKVPEEERLQQRREMLRDPELRSKMISNPTNFNHVAHMGPGDGMQVLMDLPLSAVPPSQEERPGPAPTSLARQPPSRNKPYISWPSSGGSEPGVTVPLRSMSDPDQDFDKEPDSDSTKHSTPSNSSNPSGPPSPNSPHRSQLPLEGLEQPACDT; from the exons ACCAGCTCAGCTAGTGAGCAAGAAACACAAGCTCCGAAGCCAGAAGCGTCCCCGTCGCTGTCTGTGGCTGCATCAGAGCAACAGGAG GACATGGCTCGGCCCCCGCAGAGGCCATCCGCTGTGCCGTTGCCCACCACGCAGGCCCTGGCTCTGGCTGGACCGAAG CCGAAAGCTCACCAGTTCAGCATCAAGTCCTTCTCCAGCCCTACTCAGTGCAGCCACTGCACCTCCCTGATGGTTGGGCTGATCCGGCAGGGCTACGCCTGCGAGG TGTGTTCCTTTGCTTGCCACGTGTCCTGCAAAGACAGCGCCCCCCAGGTGTGCCCAATACCTCCCGAGCAGTCCAAGAGGCCTCTGGGCGTGGATGTGCAGCGAGGCATCGGAACAGCCTACAAAGGCCATGTCAAG gTCCCAAAGCCCACGGGGGTGAAGAAGGGATGGCAGCGTGCATATGCAGTCGTCTGTGACTGCAAGCTCTTCCTGTATGATCTGCCTGAAGGAAAATCCACCCAGCCGGGTGTCATTGCGAGCCAAGTCTTGGATCTCAG AGATGACGAGTTTTCCGTGAGCTCAGTCCTGGCCTCCGATGTAATTCATGCTACACGCCGAGATATTCCATGTATATTCAGG GTGACGGCCTCTCTCTTAGGTGCACCTTCTAAGACCAGCTCGCTGCTCATTCTGacagaaaatgagaatgaaaagagGAAGTGGGTTGGGATTCTAGAAGGACTCCAGTCCATCCTTCATAAAAACCGGCTGAGGAATCAGGTCGTGCATGTTCCCTTGGAAGCCTACGACAGCTCGCTGCCTCTCATCAAGGCTGTCCTAACAGCTGCCATCGTGG ATGCAGACAGGATTGCGGTCGGCCTAGAAGAAGGGCTCTATGTCATAGAGGTCACCCGAGATG TGATCGTCCGTGCCGCTGACTGTAAGAAGGTGCACCAGATCGAGCTTGCTCCCAGAGAGAAGATCGTCATCCTCCTCTGTGGCCGGAACCACCACGTGCACCTCTATCCGTGGTCGTCCCTCGATGGAGCGGAAGGCAGTTTTGACATCAAGCTTCCAGAAACCAAAGGCTGCCAGCTCATGGCCACGGCCGCACTCAAGAGGAACTCTGGCACCTGCCTGTTTGTGGCCGTGAAACGGCTGATCCTTTGCTATGAGATCCAGAGAACGAAGCCATTCCACAGAAAGTTCAATGAGCTTGTGGCTCCCGGCAGCGTGCAGTGCCTGGCGGTGCTCAGGGACAGGCTGTGTGTGGGCTACCCTTCTGGGTTCTGCCTGCTGAGCATCCAGGGGGACGGGCAGCCTCTAAACCTGGTAAATCCCAATGACCCCTCGCTTGCGTTCCTCTCACAACAGTCTTTTGATGCCCTTTGTGCTGTGGAGCTCGAAAGCGAGGAGTACCTGCTTTGCTTCAGCCACATGGGACTGTACGTGGACCCGCAAGGCCGGAGGGCACGCGCGCAGGAGCTCATGTGGCCTGCGGCTCCTGTCGCCTGTA GTTGCAGCCCCACCCACGTCACGGTGTACAGCGAGTATGGCGTGGACGTCTTTGATGTGCGCACCATGGAGTGGGTGCAGACCATCGGCCTGCGCAGG ATAAGACCCCTGAACTCTGAAGGCACCCTCAACCTCCTCAACTGTGAGCCTCCACGCTTGATCTACTTCAAGAGCAAGTTCTCGG GAGCGGTTCTCAACGTGCCGGACACCTCCGACAACAGCAAGAAGCAGATGCTGCGCACCAGGAGCAAAAGGCGGTTCGTCTTCAAGGTCCCTGAGGAAGAGAGACTGCAGCAGAGGCG AGAGATGCTTAGAGACCCAGAATTGAGATCCAAAATGATATCCAACCCAACCAACTTCAACCACGTGGCTCACATGGGCCCAGGCGACGGCATGCAGGTGCTCATGGACCTGCCTCTG AGCGCTGTGCCCCCCTCCCAGGAGGAAAGGCCAggccctgctcccaccagcctGGCTCGCCAGCCTCCATCCAGGAACAAGCCCTACATCTCGTGGCCCTCATCAG GTGGATCGGAGCCTGGCGTGACCGTGCCTCTGAGAAGTATGTCCGATCCAGACCAGGACTTTGACAAAGAG CCTGATTCGGACTCCACCAAACACTCAACTCCATCGAATAGCTCCAACCCCAGCGGCCCACCGAGCCCCAACTCCCCCCACAGGAGCCAGCTCCCCCTTGAAGGCCTGGAGCAGCCGGCCTGTGACACCTGA